One window of Peteryoungia desertarenae genomic DNA carries:
- the yihA gene encoding ribosome biogenesis GTP-binding protein YihA/YsxC, which yields MTTSSATESQPLFGRPWIFIRGVPSMKFLPPEGPLEVAFAGRSNVGKSSLINALVGKKGLARTSNTPGRTQELNYFVPDGYSGEGDDLPPMAIVDMPGYGYAQAPKAQVDAWTKLVFDYLRGRATLKRVYVLIDARHGIKKNDEEVLDLLDKAAVSYQIVLTKTDKIKEAGIPRLIGETQEKIRKRPAAYPGILATSSEKGSGLDDLRNAIIETVGRQA from the coding sequence ATGACGACATCCTCTGCAACAGAGAGCCAGCCACTTTTCGGTCGCCCATGGATCTTCATTCGCGGCGTGCCCTCAATGAAGTTTTTGCCACCAGAGGGCCCGCTGGAAGTTGCCTTTGCCGGGCGCTCCAATGTCGGCAAGTCGTCGTTGATTAACGCGCTTGTGGGAAAGAAGGGGCTTGCGCGGACGTCAAACACGCCCGGACGGACGCAGGAGCTGAATTATTTCGTGCCGGACGGCTATTCCGGTGAAGGCGATGACCTCCCGCCTATGGCCATCGTGGACATGCCGGGTTACGGCTATGCACAGGCACCCAAGGCACAAGTCGACGCCTGGACCAAACTGGTGTTCGATTATCTGCGAGGACGGGCAACCTTGAAGCGCGTCTATGTGCTGATCGACGCGCGCCATGGCATCAAGAAAAATGATGAAGAGGTACTGGACCTTCTGGACAAGGCTGCCGTGTCCTACCAGATCGTTCTGACAAAAACAGACAAGATCAAGGAAGCAGGCATTCCTCGCCTCATCGGAGAGACCCAGGAGAAAATCCGGAAACGTCCCGCAGCCTATCCAGGCATCCTGGCCACGTCGTCGGAAAAGGGAAGTGGTCTCGATGACCTCAGAAACGCGATCATCGAGACCGTAGGCCGACAAGCCTAA
- a CDS encoding MFS transporter yields the protein MNLLDVTIVNVALPSMQRDFNAGSGQIEWVVAGYVLAFALCLLPFGRYGDVKGKRRVFLLGVAGFSLASAFCGIATSVEMLIVARMVQGAAGAMMTPQVLAIAQVMFPPHERAAAFSLFGLSAGLASVAGPIIGGWLIGMNFFDLGWRPIFLINIPLGMIAILAGWRLIPHVPVRKGLRNDYVGIVLVGLGIFFVIFPLIGGHGYGWPLWTHAMMMGSLFFFVGFYLWQRHQHRVGGPELLPLTLMSNRNYVIGALMTAVFFSTLPGFFLILAMFLQEGFALTPLQSGMTTVPFSVGVLVASVISGRLGRVPPRLRIMVGMMMLTVGMALLRTHILHLTDTIDPLALLPSLLLSGLGMGIAIAPMFQVALAGVPPEDAGSGSGALQAIQQVGSVFGIAIVSALFFGSLAANEALSLASGEAHADSLATGMVYNFLAYGLVLIALALLRPAQGAARTH from the coding sequence ATGAACCTGCTGGATGTGACGATCGTCAATGTTGCGCTCCCCAGCATGCAGCGAGACTTTAATGCCGGCTCGGGCCAGATAGAATGGGTTGTTGCTGGCTATGTTCTGGCCTTCGCCCTGTGTCTTCTGCCGTTCGGTCGCTATGGTGATGTGAAGGGCAAAAGACGGGTATTCCTTCTGGGCGTTGCCGGCTTCTCCCTCGCTTCAGCCTTCTGCGGTATCGCGACCAGCGTTGAAATGCTGATTGTCGCCCGCATGGTTCAGGGAGCGGCGGGCGCCATGATGACGCCCCAGGTTCTGGCAATCGCTCAGGTCATGTTCCCTCCTCATGAACGAGCCGCCGCCTTTTCACTCTTTGGCCTGTCGGCGGGGCTTGCCTCGGTTGCAGGCCCGATCATCGGTGGTTGGCTGATCGGGATGAATTTCTTCGACCTGGGCTGGCGTCCAATCTTCCTGATCAATATTCCGCTTGGCATGATTGCCATATTGGCCGGATGGCGGCTGATCCCCCATGTGCCGGTGCGCAAGGGCCTCAGGAATGACTATGTCGGCATCGTACTCGTCGGCCTCGGCATCTTCTTTGTCATATTCCCGCTGATCGGGGGACATGGTTACGGTTGGCCACTCTGGACCCATGCCATGATGATGGGGTCGCTGTTTTTCTTCGTCGGCTTCTATCTCTGGCAACGCCACCAGCACCGTGTGGGCGGACCGGAGCTTTTGCCTCTGACCCTGATGAGCAACCGGAACTATGTGATCGGAGCTCTGATGACGGCTGTCTTCTTCTCCACCTTGCCGGGCTTCTTCCTGATCCTCGCAATGTTCCTGCAGGAGGGCTTTGCCCTGACACCTTTGCAATCGGGGATGACGACGGTCCCATTCTCTGTGGGTGTGCTCGTAGCCTCGGTGATTTCCGGACGCCTCGGCAGGGTGCCGCCCCGCCTGCGCATCATGGTAGGGATGATGATGCTTACCGTCGGCATGGCGCTTCTGCGCACCCACATCTTGCATTTGACGGATACAATCGATCCGCTCGCGCTCCTGCCGTCCCTGCTGCTGAGCGGTCTTGGCATGGGTATTGCGATTGCGCCGATGTTTCAGGTCGCGCTCGCAGGTGTCCCGCCTGAAGATGCCGGCTCTGGTTCAGGTGCTCTTCAGGCCATTCAGCAGGTTGGGAGCGTTTTTGGGATCGCCATCGTCAGTGCGTTGTTCTTCGGCAGCCTGGCGGCGAATGAAGCGCTGTCCTTGGCTTCAGGTGAGGCCCATGCCGATAGTCTTGCGACCGGCATGGTCTATAACTTCCTCGCCTATGGACTTGTGTTGATCGCCTTAGCATTGCTGCGCCCGGCGCAGGGTGCAGCCCGGACGCATTAG
- the argB gene encoding acetylglutamate kinase translates to MTASESETQARLLAQALPFMQRYENKTIVVKYGGHAMGNPELGKAFAADIALLKQSGVNPIVVHGGGPQIGAMLAKMGIESRFENGLRVTDQKTVEIVEMVLAGSINKEIVALINQTGEWAIGLCGKDGNMVFAEKAQKKVRDPDSNIERVLDLGFVGEVVEVDRTLLDLLARSEMIPVIAPVAPGRDGATYNINADTFAGAIAGALNASRLLFLTDVPGVLDKNGKLIKELSVAEAHALIKDGTISGGMIPKVETCIEAIKAGVQGVVILNGKTAHSVLLELFTETGAGTLLVP, encoded by the coding sequence ATGACGGCTTCCGAAAGCGAAACCCAGGCAAGGCTGCTGGCCCAGGCGCTCCCCTTCATGCAGCGCTACGAGAACAAGACCATCGTGGTGAAATATGGTGGCCATGCCATGGGTAATCCGGAACTTGGCAAAGCCTTTGCAGCCGATATTGCGCTCCTCAAGCAATCCGGCGTCAACCCGATCGTGGTGCATGGCGGCGGTCCGCAAATTGGCGCCATGCTGGCCAAGATGGGTATCGAATCCCGTTTCGAGAACGGGCTCCGGGTTACGGACCAGAAGACCGTCGAAATCGTTGAAATGGTTCTCGCCGGCTCGATCAACAAGGAAATCGTGGCGCTGATCAACCAGACCGGCGAGTGGGCAATCGGCTTGTGCGGCAAGGACGGCAATATGGTCTTTGCCGAGAAGGCACAGAAAAAGGTCCGCGATCCGGACAGCAACATCGAGCGCGTGCTTGACCTCGGCTTTGTCGGCGAAGTGGTGGAAGTGGACCGGACACTGCTCGATCTTCTGGCACGCTCCGAGATGATCCCAGTCATTGCACCGGTTGCACCGGGACGAGATGGGGCGACCTACAACATCAATGCGGATACATTTGCCGGTGCTATTGCGGGTGCGCTCAATGCATCGCGACTGCTCTTCCTGACGGATGTGCCAGGCGTCCTCGACAAGAACGGCAAGCTGATCAAAGAACTGTCCGTTGCAGAGGCGCATGCGCTGATCAAGGACGGCACGATTTCCGGTGGTATGATCCCGAAGGTCGAGACCTGTATCGAGGCGATCAAGGCCGGGGTTCAGGGTGTCGTGATCCTGAACGGCAAGACGGCGCATTCGGTGCTGCTTGAACTTTTCACGGAAACCGGTGCCGGTACGTTGCTCGTTCCATGA
- a CDS encoding fasciclin domain-containing protein, with product MFKTTFRPLTLVIAMAAGTVAAYAENPMVGGAAMPADKNIVENAANSADHTTLVAAVQAAGLVETLSGAGPFTVFAPVNAAFEALPAGTVDTLLKPESKEQLTKVLTCHVVAAEVMSDALAKMIMDAGGEADVTTVGGCVLKAKAEDGKVTLTDENGGVATVTIADVKQSNGVIHVIDTVILPKS from the coding sequence ATGTTCAAGACCACTTTTCGCCCGCTGACGCTCGTGATCGCCATGGCCGCCGGGACCGTCGCTGCCTACGCCGAAAACCCGATGGTTGGCGGTGCCGCAATGCCTGCCGACAAGAATATCGTGGAAAATGCCGCAAACTCTGCTGATCACACCACGCTTGTTGCTGCCGTTCAGGCCGCTGGCCTGGTTGAAACCCTGTCGGGTGCAGGTCCCTTCACGGTCTTTGCCCCGGTCAACGCCGCTTTCGAAGCCCTGCCAGCTGGCACGGTTGACACACTTCTTAAGCCCGAAAGCAAGGAGCAGCTCACCAAGGTCCTGACCTGCCATGTGGTCGCTGCGGAAGTCATGTCTGACGCGCTGGCAAAGATGATCATGGATGCCGGTGGCGAAGCAGATGTGACCACCGTCGGCGGTTGTGTGCTGAAGGCCAAGGCCGAAGACGGCAAGGTAACCCTGACTGATGAAAACGGTGGCGTTGCCACAGTGACTATCGCTGACGTCAAGCAGTCCAATGGTGTCATTCACGTCATCGACACTGTGATCTTGCCCAAGTCCTGA
- a CDS encoding EF-hand domain-containing protein — protein MKAKSLTLTAMVGTLLVGTSAATAFAQQGPGGFRAPEIMFVQLLQKHDADKDGKISKSESASAVDVIFTEVDTDSDGALTPGEFRAYREKMRDERRAAMAEMREQAGNGGKMEGREHAGKHGGRHEGKGMEMRADRGGPDGKRGGPRGMMRAADTDENGQISKVEATAVADNMFERMDRNSDGFISSEDMPQRRMMMP, from the coding sequence ATGAAAGCCAAGTCCCTCACATTGACCGCCATGGTCGGCACTCTCCTCGTCGGCACCTCTGCTGCAACCGCTTTTGCCCAGCAGGGCCCTGGCGGGTTCCGGGCGCCGGAAATCATGTTCGTCCAGCTTCTGCAAAAGCATGATGCGGACAAAGACGGAAAAATCTCCAAATCCGAGTCTGCATCTGCGGTCGATGTCATTTTTACCGAAGTCGACACCGATAGCGATGGTGCGCTTACGCCGGGCGAATTTCGTGCTTATCGGGAAAAAATGCGCGACGAGCGGCGCGCCGCAATGGCCGAAATGAGAGAGCAGGCAGGCAATGGCGGGAAGATGGAAGGACGCGAGCATGCCGGCAAGCATGGCGGCCGTCATGAGGGTAAAGGCATGGAGATGCGAGCGGATCGCGGCGGTCCTGATGGCAAGCGCGGTGGCCCCCGAGGAATGATGCGCGCCGCTGATACGGACGAAAACGGTCAGATCAGCAAGGTTGAAGCCACAGCAGTCGCGGACAATATGTTTGAACGCATGGATCGCAATTCCGATGGCTTCATTTCTTCGGAAGACATGCCGCAGCGCCGCATGATGATGCCCTGA
- a CDS encoding LOG family protein, with translation MVKTKNGRHRKTDGSWDPLKDSSTDRQSAAGVPPTPQSLSPSYRLAYADDEFLCREELRPVRLQLELLKTEMILTEKQIKSTVVMFGGARIPAPGQDAWAARNDIQRANLEKASIYYEQARKFARLCSEYSALSAHREYVVVTGGGPGVMEAGNRGAEEVGAPSIGLNIVLPHEQAPNPYVTPELSFNFHYFAIRKMHFLMRAKAITIFPGGFGTLDEFFETLTLIQTKRMAPVPLILFSEAFWRDIINFDALAAFGTIAPEDLELFQFAETAEDAWKIIADFYDLETQTAP, from the coding sequence ATGGTGAAGACGAAGAATGGCAGGCATCGCAAGACGGACGGCTCCTGGGATCCGCTGAAGGACAGTTCAACCGACCGTCAGAGTGCTGCCGGCGTGCCGCCAACGCCGCAATCGCTCTCTCCATCCTACAGACTTGCCTATGCAGATGACGAGTTTCTCTGCCGCGAGGAATTGCGCCCGGTTCGCCTTCAGCTTGAACTGCTGAAGACGGAAATGATTCTCACGGAAAAGCAGATCAAGTCGACAGTCGTGATGTTCGGCGGCGCACGCATTCCCGCACCCGGTCAGGATGCCTGGGCCGCCCGCAATGACATTCAGCGCGCCAATCTGGAAAAGGCATCGATCTATTACGAGCAGGCGAGAAAATTCGCGAGACTATGCTCGGAATACTCTGCGCTGAGCGCACACAGGGAATATGTCGTGGTCACCGGTGGCGGTCCCGGCGTCATGGAGGCAGGCAATCGCGGCGCGGAAGAGGTCGGCGCACCGTCGATCGGCCTCAACATCGTGTTGCCGCACGAACAGGCCCCCAATCCCTATGTCACACCGGAGCTGAGCTTCAATTTCCACTATTTCGCCATCCGCAAGATGCATTTCCTGATGCGCGCAAAGGCCATCACCATCTTTCCGGGCGGGTTTGGCACGCTCGATGAGTTCTTCGAGACGCTGACACTGATCCAGACAAAGCGGATGGCACCAGTGCCGCTCATTCTGTTCTCGGAGGCCTTCTGGCGCGACATCATCAACTTTGATGCGCTCGCTGCATTCGGCACAATTGCCCCGGAAGATCTGGAACTGTTTCAATTCGCTGAAACGGCAGAGGATGCCTGGAAGATCATAGCCGATTTCTACGATCTTGAAACGCAAACGGCTCCCTGA
- a CDS encoding anti-sigma factor, translating into MATPDQSKGDRSRDEVLAGEYVLGVLGSDERKRVEARLRLDPSFAAIVRRWEENLSQFDHEYAEVKPPDALFAQIESRIFGDGAKSSLGFWASIWASVVFWRSIGLVSIASLAVFIGVNSAETLRPKPASPPLTADLASTDDAISLVARYEEATGKIFLTPIATGGMREKSLELWVVEGDQRPRSLGILPQTGQGEVDVPTDLRSTLKQGVVLAVSLEPFGGSPTGQATGPVIAAGPMGLSK; encoded by the coding sequence ATGGCCACACCAGACCAGAGCAAGGGTGACCGGTCGCGAGACGAGGTCCTTGCGGGGGAATACGTACTGGGCGTGCTTGGTTCGGATGAGCGCAAGCGTGTCGAAGCGCGCCTGCGCCTCGACCCATCCTTTGCAGCAATTGTCCGTCGTTGGGAAGAGAACCTCTCCCAGTTTGATCATGAATACGCGGAGGTTAAGCCACCGGATGCGTTGTTTGCCCAGATTGAATCAAGAATTTTTGGTGACGGCGCAAAGTCGTCTCTTGGGTTCTGGGCTTCTATCTGGGCTTCCGTCGTTTTCTGGCGTTCGATAGGTCTGGTTTCGATTGCTTCACTTGCGGTTTTCATCGGTGTGAATTCTGCCGAAACCCTCCGGCCCAAGCCGGCAAGCCCGCCGCTTACCGCTGATCTTGCAAGCACCGACGATGCCATAAGCCTTGTTGCCCGCTATGAAGAGGCCACCGGCAAGATTTTCCTGACACCCATTGCAACGGGCGGCATGCGCGAAAAGTCACTCGAACTTTGGGTGGTTGAAGGGGATCAGCGACCTAGGTCTCTGGGTATTTTGCCACAGACAGGGCAGGGCGAAGTTGATGTTCCGACAGACCTGCGCTCAACCTTGAAACAGGGCGTTGTCCTGGCTGTGAGCCTTGAACCCTTCGGCGGTTCACCAACCGGACAGGCCACAGGGCCGGTCATTGCCGCAGGCCCCATGGGGTTGAGCAAATAA
- a CDS encoding DMT family transporter, with amino-acid sequence MELWAIITIGSAFLQNVRSTLQKHLKGQMGTTGATFVRFGFGLPFALIYLAVLNQVLHRPLPIPGVAFVGWALAGALAQIAATFLLVHIFSYRNFAVGTAYSRTEPAQAALIALLWFSETVSPLTIGAILLSIIGVMLISVARTTISPRSLIISVTSRTATVGLGSGFFFGISGISYRAASLSLEPSLPAPDTAMQASFTLVVVIFIQTVSMLAWMVLYDPEELVRVRKAWRTASLVGFVGATASFGWFAAMTLQQVAVVKALAQVEMLFTFASSVLIFKEKINRVEVLGCIVIVAGVLLLLLG; translated from the coding sequence ATGGAACTTTGGGCCATCATAACGATCGGCAGCGCCTTCCTTCAGAACGTGCGCTCAACTCTGCAAAAGCACCTCAAGGGGCAAATGGGCACCACGGGTGCAACCTTTGTCCGATTTGGCTTCGGCCTTCCTTTCGCGCTAATCTACCTCGCTGTCCTGAATCAGGTCTTGCACCGACCTTTGCCGATACCGGGTGTAGCCTTTGTGGGATGGGCACTGGCGGGCGCGCTGGCGCAGATAGCCGCTACCTTTCTTTTGGTGCACATTTTTTCCTACCGCAATTTTGCGGTCGGGACCGCCTATTCCAGAACAGAACCCGCCCAGGCAGCATTGATAGCGCTGCTATGGTTTTCGGAGACGGTTTCTCCTCTGACAATTGGCGCAATTCTGCTCTCGATCATCGGCGTCATGCTGATTTCGGTCGCCCGCACGACGATCTCGCCTCGCTCGCTGATCATTTCAGTCACAAGCCGAACTGCGACGGTCGGTCTTGGCTCGGGCTTTTTCTTCGGCATATCCGGCATTTCCTATCGAGCAGCGTCTCTGTCGCTGGAACCTTCCCTTCCGGCACCGGACACTGCGATGCAGGCGAGCTTTACCCTCGTTGTGGTCATCTTCATCCAGACCGTCTCGATGCTCGCATGGATGGTCCTGTATGACCCGGAGGAGTTGGTACGCGTTCGCAAGGCTTGGAGAACTGCCAGTCTTGTTGGTTTTGTTGGCGCAACGGCGTCATTTGGCTGGTTCGCGGCAATGACGCTGCAGCAAGTGGCCGTGGTGAAGGCCTTGGCGCAGGTCGAGATGCTGTTCACATTTGCCTCGTCGGTGCTGATCTTCAAGGAGAAAATCAATCGAGTGGAGGTGCTGGGCTGCATCGTGATCGTTGCCGGCGTATTGCTGCTGCTGCTCGGATGA
- a CDS encoding sigma-70 family RNA polymerase sigma factor, with translation MDAQSIAHLLARVTLRDRTAFAAIYAGCAPKLFAVCLRILKDRQEAEEALQDVFVKIWQKAENFSGDGQSAMGWMTAIARYHCIDRLRARRQMGEDLDVASELPDLAPDPEQTAMIRSEGARIDTCLEELDPERAQAVRHAYVEGLSYQELADRFAVPLNTMRTWLRRSLLKLRECMDGHTRPEQG, from the coding sequence ATGGACGCCCAAAGCATTGCACACTTGCTTGCGAGGGTCACGTTGCGTGATCGAACCGCATTCGCCGCCATTTATGCCGGATGTGCTCCGAAACTTTTTGCCGTCTGTTTGCGTATTCTCAAAGATAGGCAGGAAGCAGAAGAGGCTCTACAGGACGTGTTCGTCAAGATCTGGCAAAAGGCGGAGAATTTCAGCGGCGACGGTCAATCCGCAATGGGCTGGATGACTGCAATTGCCCGCTACCACTGCATTGATCGACTGAGGGCGCGCCGTCAGATGGGCGAAGACCTCGATGTCGCGTCGGAACTGCCTGATCTGGCTCCGGATCCAGAGCAGACGGCTATGATCAGATCTGAAGGCGCCCGCATTGACACATGCCTTGAAGAATTGGATCCTGAGCGAGCGCAGGCAGTTCGACATGCCTATGTCGAAGGGCTTTCCTACCAGGAACTGGCAGATCGCTTTGCGGTGCCGTTGAACACGATGCGCACATGGCTGCGACGCAGCCTTTTGAAACTGAGAGAGTGCATGGATGGCCACACCAGACCAGAGCAAGGGTGA
- the dapD gene encoding 2,3,4,5-tetrahydropyridine-2,6-dicarboxylate N-succinyltransferase — translation MSASDLSQLEKVIEAAFENRDTVSISTKGEIRDAVEEALNLLDSGKARVASRGDDGQWTVHQWLKKAVLLSFRLNDMEVVKGGPGASTWWDKVPSKFDGWGEPEFRSAGFRAVPNAVVRRSAYVSKGVVLMPSFVNLGAYVGENTMVDTWATVGSCAQIGANVHLSGGVGIGGVLEPLQAGPTIIEDNCFIGARSEVVEGCIIREGSVLGMGVYIGKSTKIVDRATGEVSYGEVPPYSVVVAGSMPSGNATMGNGQPAPHLYCAVIVKRVDEKTRSKTGINELLRD, via the coding sequence ATGAGCGCATCAGATCTCAGCCAATTGGAAAAGGTTATCGAAGCCGCCTTCGAAAACCGTGACACGGTCTCCATTTCGACCAAGGGCGAGATCCGCGATGCCGTGGAAGAAGCTCTGAACCTGCTCGACAGCGGCAAGGCACGCGTTGCGTCTCGTGGCGATGACGGTCAGTGGACCGTCCACCAGTGGCTGAAAAAGGCAGTGCTTCTCTCCTTCCGCCTCAATGACATGGAAGTGGTCAAGGGCGGGCCCGGTGCATCAACCTGGTGGGACAAAGTGCCATCGAAGTTTGATGGCTGGGGCGAACCCGAATTTCGCTCCGCCGGCTTCCGCGCCGTGCCGAATGCCGTCGTGCGCCGCTCGGCCTATGTGTCGAAGGGCGTCGTCCTGATGCCATCCTTCGTCAACCTCGGCGCCTATGTCGGCGAAAACACCATGGTCGACACATGGGCGACCGTTGGCTCCTGCGCCCAGATTGGCGCCAATGTCCACCTCTCGGGCGGCGTCGGCATCGGCGGCGTGCTGGAGCCCCTGCAGGCGGGCCCGACGATTATCGAAGACAATTGCTTCATCGGCGCCCGGTCGGAAGTTGTCGAGGGCTGCATTATCCGCGAAGGCTCGGTGCTTGGCATGGGTGTCTATATCGGCAAGTCGACCAAGATTGTCGACCGCGCGACCGGCGAAGTCAGCTATGGCGAAGTGCCGCCCTATTCGGTTGTCGTCGCCGGCTCCATGCCGTCGGGTAATGCGACCATGGGCAATGGCCAGCCAGCGCCGCATCTCTACTGCGCTGTGATCGTCAAGCGGGTGGATGAAAAGACCCGGTCCAAGACCGGGATCAACGAGTTGCTGCGCGACTGA
- a CDS encoding pyrimidine 5'-nucleotidase has product MTLPSKRPSPSDFQHIRDWVFDLDNTLYPHHINLFAQIDRNMTAFVAELLQLEANEARALQKRYYRDHGTTLAGLMLHHNVDPNAFLERAHAIDYSALLPDEALGAAIRKLPGRKFIFTNGTVAHAEAAARALGILDHFDDIFDIVAADYVPKPAGATYDKFASLNRIDTAHAAMFEDLPRNLMVPKSLGMKTVLLVPRNLGAAILETWERVEHIDCDSVDYVTDNLTEFLQTIAPDA; this is encoded by the coding sequence ATGACCTTACCTTCAAAGCGCCCCTCGCCCTCCGATTTTCAGCATATCCGCGACTGGGTGTTCGATCTCGACAACACCCTTTATCCGCATCACATCAATCTGTTTGCGCAGATCGACCGCAACATGACGGCCTTCGTAGCCGAGCTTCTCCAACTGGAAGCCAATGAGGCGCGCGCGCTGCAGAAGCGCTACTATCGCGATCATGGCACGACCCTCGCCGGACTGATGCTGCATCACAATGTCGATCCCAATGCGTTTCTCGAACGAGCCCATGCGATCGACTATTCGGCGCTTCTTCCGGATGAGGCGCTTGGCGCGGCGATCAGAAAACTGCCCGGGCGGAAATTCATCTTTACCAATGGTACGGTGGCCCATGCCGAGGCTGCTGCACGGGCGCTTGGTATCCTTGACCACTTCGACGACATATTCGATATCGTGGCGGCCGACTATGTACCGAAACCGGCCGGCGCGACTTATGACAAGTTCGCAAGCCTCAACCGCATCGACACGGCGCATGCCGCCATGTTCGAGGATCTGCCGCGCAATCTGATGGTGCCAAAGTCGCTTGGAATGAAGACGGTGCTGCTGGTACCACGAAACCTTGGCGCTGCCATTCTTGAGACCTGGGAGCGAGTGGAACACATCGACTGCGACAGTGTCGACTATGTCACCGACAACCTGACCGAGTTCCTTCAGACAATCGCACCTGATGCGTAA
- the dapE gene encoding succinyl-diaminopimelate desuccinylase gives MIATNPIDVLQALIRCPSVTPAEGGALDVLTELLEPLGFDVQRMTAKAEGTPDIENLYARTGKSGPHLMFAGHSDVVPVGAASDWTVEPFSGEVRDGMLYGRGAVDMKGGIACFIAAYARLVAKSGAPDGSVSLLITGDEEGPAINGTIKLLQWAAERGERWDACLVGEPTNPDELGDMIKIGRRGSISGFVTVHGVQGHVAYPHLADNPLRAVSAMTQALMYPPLDQGTENFPPTNLEVTNIDTGNTATNVVPAKGRFDFNVRFNDLWTADTIRDELLRRLDIAARNQELRPGRDPIRYDITWSERPSHVFLTRDDALIQSLSKAVETVTGRIPKLSTTGGTSDARFIKDYCPVVEFGLVGQTMHMVDERVAVSDLETLTVIYETFLEQWFEHANA, from the coding sequence ATGATTGCCACCAATCCGATTGACGTCCTCCAAGCCCTCATTCGTTGCCCCTCCGTCACACCAGCGGAAGGCGGCGCTCTTGACGTCCTTACAGAACTGCTGGAGCCACTTGGCTTTGATGTACAGCGCATGACAGCCAAGGCCGAAGGCACGCCGGATATCGAGAACCTCTACGCGCGCACGGGCAAGAGCGGACCGCATCTGATGTTTGCCGGCCATAGTGACGTAGTGCCGGTTGGAGCCGCATCAGACTGGACTGTCGAGCCTTTCTCGGGCGAGGTCCGGGACGGCATGCTCTATGGGCGTGGAGCCGTCGACATGAAGGGGGGCATTGCCTGCTTCATCGCAGCCTATGCCCGACTGGTCGCGAAGAGCGGAGCTCCGGATGGCTCGGTGTCACTTCTGATTACCGGCGACGAAGAGGGACCGGCGATCAACGGTACGATCAAGCTGCTGCAATGGGCGGCCGAGCGTGGCGAGCGGTGGGATGCATGCCTTGTTGGCGAACCCACCAATCCCGACGAGCTTGGCGACATGATCAAGATCGGTCGTCGCGGCTCGATCTCGGGTTTTGTTACGGTCCATGGCGTTCAGGGGCATGTGGCTTATCCGCATCTGGCTGACAATCCTCTTCGGGCAGTGTCGGCCATGACGCAGGCGCTGATGTATCCGCCCCTGGACCAGGGGACCGAGAACTTTCCGCCCACTAATCTCGAAGTCACCAACATCGATACGGGCAATACGGCAACAAACGTCGTTCCCGCCAAGGGTCGGTTTGACTTCAATGTGCGGTTCAACGATCTCTGGACCGCAGACACAATTCGCGATGAGCTGCTGCGGCGGCTCGATATAGCCGCAAGAAATCAAGAACTCAGACCCGGCAGGGACCCGATCCGCTACGACATCACGTGGTCGGAGCGGCCAAGCCATGTGTTTCTCACCCGCGATGACGCACTCATCCAGTCACTCTCTAAAGCGGTAGAGACAGTGACAGGTCGGATTCCAAAGCTGTCGACCACGGGCGGCACATCTGATGCGCGTTTCATCAAGGACTACTGCCCGGTGGTGGAGTTCGGACTGGTTGGTCAGACCATGCATATGGTCGATGAACGCGTTGCCGTCAGTGACCTTGAAACGCTGACGGTCATATACGAGACATTTCTGGAACAGTGGTTCGAGCATGCCAACGCTTAA